The Nicotiana tabacum cultivar K326 chromosome 5, ASM71507v2, whole genome shotgun sequence sequence gttgataagagctcaagtcgagttgttactatctctaggttgaaccctttaattgagttaatcaatctctcaattgacccaattacTTGTTAGATAAGTTAACCTAGACTAGgcctctctttctcaagaagagactaagtcaaataggcataaatcaatatttgcaaccattaatttcacaattgaagcatgaacctagctaaataacaaacacccattcATAAACAAGCATAATTATTAACCCATAAGGTTTATGCACTAGGGTTGTGGCATAACCCAAGGAAACATCTAGCTACTTATAATAGgtatagaagaaaacaaataagaaaagataataaaactcatattgaacaattaaaatataaaaagccaattttaaatcaccaaaataagcTAAAGCTGCCTAAAGAAGCAAGGAGAAACGGCTACAATACTTTGAATAttcaaaatttcacctaaaaaagtgaaactattcatttatacaaagctggaatttttggacaaaaataccctttcggAGGTTTGCGGCCGCACTTTACTTCAGTTTTACAGGACTTGCATCTTTTCGGCCGCACAATTCTAAACCGTGACCGCATCTCTCATATTCTACAATCCGCACATTTctgggtgcggccgcacaaggctctattgcggaccgcatatttctGAGTGTGGCCGTGTAGCTgacttctacggccgcacaataattgtgcggtccgcacttccttCGAGCTTGAAATGAGAACTTTCTGAACTTATTCTCTTGcttagcttctgcggccgcatatttcatgtgcggaccgcactttgcacttGTCTCTGATAAGCTTTCCTTCACAATCTGCGGTCCCAGATGGAAATCTGCGGTCAGCACCTTGAAATTTTGTGCCTGATTTTGTCATTGAGTTCAGGTCagtccttcttgagttggatttcatcttagtggctcattttccaataatcctgcaattaattatattttatcagttttatGGAACATAATTAAATGCTTTTGGagtaaaacaaaaactaaaaggcgctaataagttgTCAAAGTCCCCACTTATCAATCGTTGCCTCTGAATCTGACTGCCTTCTGTCCTCAACTCCACGTGTCGCTTTCTCATGTGATCATTTAATGGTGGTGGAGATGACAATGGTAGTGGCAGCTGATGGCCGTCGTTATCAACAATGACGATTGTGAGATAGCGATAAGTGATTGTTGTAACTGGCCAAAATAGCTAGTGTTGGCGGTTGAGTAATGGTGAGGGTGATAATAGGGATGGAGGCTAGTGGTTGACACTGAAGGTGGAATAATTGGTTGGTGATAGAGGTTAGCGGCGAAGGTGGTCGGCACTTATcagttgtttacccgtaaaatagtacAGTTAAATTTGCTACgcggtttatagacaagcgaattgatttgattcagaaatgataaataaataagatttAGTGATTAAAGTCGAAGAAAATGATAGGCTTGACTCCGGGATCAATGCCTCCGAGGAAAGAAGTAAGAACAATATAAAGAGCGAATATAGTTATTTTATCGAGCTTGAGAGTAGAATGTAGCATAAGTTTTGCCAAgaatttcgtgtccttacaatggctgttgaaactactatttatagctatacctaggaaAATAAGATCCTAGAATCAAAcccctcttaaatgataataaagggGCCAtaaatgcaaatattctctgcaaTTACTGCCCATTTAATGCCAgaaaatattcttcattgaatgtcattTGATGACAAACATTTGATTTGCTCACATTGATCATACTCTCTTCGGGGTTTATCTGATGCCAACTGCAGTTATTGTTCCCGGTACtgattattatttaattttctttctttctgtcttcGATTTTACGGGTTATACTATCAttcgatcatttaatataaactGTTTACCCTATATACCAGTGTCAATGGTAGTGGAGGGGAATAATAGTTGCTGATAAAGGTGATTGTGAAAGTGGTGATGCTTGGTAAGAGATTGTTACTGATGGTGGTGCTAGAGGTGAATGTAGTTGGTGGTGGAGAACGAAGATAGTTGATAGTGGTAACTAACGGTTCAAGTGGTCCATGACAGTTATATGCTGGGTATTAGTAGTGGTGATTATGTTGTTGTAATGAATAGCCTTGAATTTTAAGAGAACAACGTCTTAATAATTTTAACCTTTGTACAATATTTGATtaattcaaacttatcaaaagcaaataaatgactgaaataaaagaaaagatgcTCCGGTCTTTAgtttgaaataaaagaaagacgAACTCTTCTTTATATTCATAATTTGATGTACAAAATTGGAGGAAGAATTGCTGCTTTCACCCCATGAATCGTTTTAAGGTATTCGTGTTcgccttctttctttcttcccttCCACGAGGAAGGATCATGGGGTTTCCCAATATACATATCTGGGGGTGCAACTGTTTAGTAGGCAAGCAGTTAATATTGGATCAAACAATAAGGGGTCGTAGCAATGACCTTTTTTTTAGTGATTCAATATAATAGGGAAAAAGGAATAAATATATTCTTAATATAAGATTTGAATGATTGAGATTAAACTTCGTTaaatgtaaaaagaaaaaagaagaagaacaaagcctgaattaaataaaatatttaaaaaggaaAACCAAAAAATTAACGATGATCAATCAATCATTTAATACACTTTAATCTCAAATTAATTGGATCAACGTTATGAATCCTTTTGTATTCATACCACTCTATTTTGGAAAAACGTGTGAGAAACATTTGAAACAATATTTTGAGGTCTGTAACAAATTTATAatcaaagtaaaaaagaaaaaagatgtcaAATCATAACTCATCATCAAAATAAATGTTAATCATGCATCAGACATAAAGAAATATTCTAGGCATCTACAGTTAATTCCAGAACTAACCTTGATGTGTGTTTTCAATTGAAGCGACTCATCTTACCCAATTAattgaagtgcaattttttgttTACAATAGAATTATCTCTCCTCCCTATAAATAGGATCCTTAAGGACAAATGATATATGGATGGTAAAACGAATAGTACTACAATTTAACTTATTATAAcaagttatttattatttatctTAAGTTATTAATTAATAtcattaaacataattaattatcttttaaatgaatTTTGTTAATTCTCGTAGATCTggagaatttgaagaagaaaaagaaagacgcAATGAAGAAGCCTAGAGAGAGAAAATTATAGAAGAGTATTTCTATTATTACTGTGCTAACCAACCAATGTCCAAAATTAATGTACATTCTATACTAAGCAACTACTAATAGACCAACTATACTGGTTAATTAACTTAACTAGAGTTAACACCTAATGACAACTAAGTGACAGTTGTACAATTTCTAAGAAACTCCTTTACACCCCCTCAAACTAGGGGTGATGAAGATTTTCTTCATCCCTAGCTTGGACAAACGATAACGATGTTGATGAATAGTGAGGGCCTTGGTCAAAATGTCAGCCTGTTGCTCGGAGGATGGGAGATACTGAACCTGGACTAGGCCTTGAAGCACCTTCTCGCGGATGAAATGACAATCAATGTCGATGTGcttagtgcgctcatgaaataCGGGATTGGCGACAATCTGAATAGCGGACTTGCTATCACAATAGAGAGAAATAGGCAACTGAATATCCATAGCTAATTCAGGAAAAAGACCTGCAAGCCACACAAGCTCAGCAACAGTGGAAGCAAGACTTCGATACTCTGCCTCAGCAGAGCTTCTAGAGATCGTAGTTTGCTTCTTGGATTTCCAAGAAATAGGAGATGCACCAAATTTAATCATATAGCCCGTGATAGATCGCCGCGTAACAGGGTAGGAAGCCCAATCAGCATCGCAAAAAGTTGTCAAGGTATTCGAGGAAACGGAAGACATAAGAATACCCATGCTAGGGGAGGATTTGATATAGCGAACCAAACGAACAACAGCCTCCATATGTGAAACCTTTGGAGAATGCATGAATTGGCTGAGATTCTGTAAAGCGTAGGAAATGTCTGGCCTAGTAATGGTGAGGTACAAAAGCCTACCCAACAAGCGTTGATATACACTGGGATCACCTAGCAAAGCATCAGAAGTATCACCAATATGTTTGTCAAATTCAGACGATGTGAGCTTGTGACTAAGTTCTAAAAGAGCACCCACACATTTAGCTCCAGCTAGTCCCATATCGGAGATGAGATCTAAGGCGTATTTCCTTTGGTGCATAAGGATGCCCTCTTTACTCCGAGCAAATTCAATGCCAAGAAAGTACCTGAGTTCCCCTAGATCTTTGATTTTGAAACTCTATTGCAGCTTGTCTTTGGTTTCTGTAATCAAACTCAAATCATCACCTATGATGAGGAGATCATCGATATAGACTAAAATCACAACTGTTTTCCCACACGACCTCCTGGTAAAAAGAAAATAATCTAAATGGCTTTGAATGAACCCAAAAGAGAGCAAGGCAGTGGTAAGCTTCAAATTCCATTGTCGTGAAGCATGTTTAAGGCCATTTAGAGATTTAAGAAGTCGACATGATGTTTGCTTCCCCGCAGAGGACTTGAATCCTTGTGGAAagctcatatatacctcctcaTGAAGATCCCCTAGCAAGAAAGCATTGtagacatccatctgatggataGTCCAATGCTTGACAGCAACTATAGAAATAACAGCTCGTATAGTCACCATTTTAACAATAGGTGAGAATGTCTCTTGGTTATCAAGACCCTCCTGCTGGCTGTAACCTTTTGCGACTAATCGAGCCTTGAACCTTTCAATTTCCCCAGTagccttgtatttgattttatataCCCACTTGCATCTGATAGCCTTTTTGCCTTCTGGTAAGGGAACCATTTTCCAGGTATTATTTTCCTCTAAAGCCTTAATTTCAAGTTGCATAGCCTCAACCCAACGAGGACCCTTAACTGCTTGAGCATAAGTCGTGGGTTCAACTTCTGCTGAAAATCTGGTGAGAAAACATTGGTAAATAGGGGAAAGTGAATCATAAGAAATGACAGCAGAGATGGGATGAGAGCAAGTCTGGGCAGCATGAAACTTGGCAGAAATAACAAAGTCTTTCATCCAGATGGGAGGTTTGGATGTTCTGGTAGATTTGCGAAGTTCTGTAGGTGGTGCTTGTGCGACCTCTTGTGAAGATAATTGGGAAGTAGAAACTGTATCAGGAAGTGTTGCCTCAATATTAGAGGAATGAATAGACTCTATGGCTTCTGTGAACAACTAACTAGTGTCATCATGTAAATTTTGAGCAACTGGATCAGGATGAACATGAATGGTGGGATTATTTGTAGATAATGGGTAAGCATCAACTGCCTCAGGGAAGGGCATCTCAATGTTGCCTTGTGTAGTCTTGAATGGGAAAATGGACTCATTGAAGACAATATCTCTACTAATGAATATCTTGTGTGTCTGAAGATCATAGAGTTTATAGACCTTTTGAAAAATACCATAGCCAAGTAGGGCTGACTTAATGGCCCTAGGACTGAATTTATCCTGCTTGGGCAGAATAGAGGCATAACCTAGGCATCCTATCACTCTCAGCTATGATAGAGATGGTGTACGATTATATAGAACCTCAAAAGCAGATTTGTTGTTTAAGACGGACAAGGGAACTCTATTGATGATATACACTGCTGCTTCAATACAACAACCTCAAAATCTCGAGGGCAAGCCTCCCTGGAATTTGATGGCCCTAGCTGTCTCAAGGATATGTCTGTGCTTTCGTTCGACCACTCCATTTTGCTGAGGTGTGTATGGACATGACCTTTGGTGTATAATCCCATTGGTGTTAAACGGATCTCCACAAGTAGAGTTGAAAAACTCTACACCATTATCAGACCTAACTACTTTGATATGCTTTCCAAAGTGATTCAGAACCATGACAATGAATAATTTTAACAAACAGGAAACATCTGATTTAACTCTCATCATAAAAGTCCAAGTCCACCTAAAACAGTCATCTACAACAGTAAGAAAATACGGCATACCATCATAAGTAGCAATGTTATAAGGACCCCATACATACATATATAGCAATTGAAAAGGTTCAGTAGATCTGCTAGTATGTGTAGGAAAAGCAATCCTAGTTTGTCTAGCTGGTGGACACACATCACAATTGTTCAAAGTGAATTTAAGCTCGTTCTGAAAAAAAGAAATCTTCCTTAGAACAGCCATAGGAACATGTCCTAGTCATTTATGCCAAATCTCTGAGTCTGTAACATTTTGTACTGCCATAGATTTGCTATGAGTATGAAAATCATTCCTGGACCTTGTCTTCATCACATATAGCCCATCATGTTCTCTACCAATCGCCTTCATCCTCCCATTGAAGAGTTCCTAAAATACAAAGAAGTCTGGATAAAATGTTGCACAACAATTCAAATCCTTTGTCACTTTTGAAACTGGCAAAAGGTTGAATTTAAAATTGGGCACACATAATACATCCTTAAGTAGTTCACCTCCAGGCATTTCACAATCCCCAACATGAGTATTTTAGCAGTCTCTCCAGTTGGCATTTGAACCTGTCCTGAACTTCCTATTTCAATACCATTTAACAACAACTGGTTATTACTAATCATGTGGTTAGTAGCACCGATATCTACTATCCAACTAGATTCCTTTGTGGGAATAGAATAGGAAGTACCTGCCATATGTGCGCTAGGAAAAGATGTACCTGCCATGTGAGCACTAGATTCTAAGAAGGATGACATGTTGTTATTTAGCATTTGCAAAATCTGATTATACTAATCATGTGTAAATACAGGAGGTTGTGGCATTGTTGGTTGTTGTATTGACTGTACTTCTGTCTTAGCCAAATGACCACTGATGAAAGACCCTTTCTTCTTTGATTTAAAATCAGCCGGATAACCTACGATCTTATAGCAATTCTCCTTGAGATGGCCTTTCATGTTACAATAGTCATATTTAATAAGCTTGTAGCAACCTTCTCAAGTGTGTCCTTTTATGTGACAGAAATCACATTCGACATTATAATTTCTTCGCTGCTTTTGAGTGTTATTCCTTGAAGTGAACAAGGTTGTTGGTTCCATAGACTCAATAGGAACAGTATGACTACCAACAACGATTCTCTAGCTTTCATCTTGCAAAATCATGGCATAAGCCTGATTCACAGAAGGTGCCTTATTCTTCATTAATATTTGGCTTCGAGCTTGACTATAACCATCATTCAAGCCCATCAAAAACTGCTAAAGACGTTGATACTGCAGATGTGCAAGatgtttttttgatttttcacagTCACAAGGAGGAGCTGGAATAATTAGGTCATattcatcccataaatctttcaactttGAATAATACACCGATACTGATGATGTTCCCTGAGTTAGAGTAAAAATTTCTTTATGAAGATAATACATTCGTGAGGAATTCACTTTATTAAACCTTTTGCGGAGATCTTCCCAGATTGTTCGAGCACTTGAGTGAAACATAACGCCACTTAGTAAATCACGACTTACATTGTGCATCAGCCACGATTTGACAATCGCATTGCAACGATCCCACAAATGGTTGAACCTAGTTCCAAAGGTGTCTCTGGCGATCGAACCATCCACAAAACCCAATTTGTTTCGTGTTAGCAAGGAAACTTCCATAGCTTGGCTCCAAATTGTGTAGTTTTCCATTTCGATCAACTGAAATCCCAACGATAACGAGTTCGGTCCATCAGAAGGATGCAAGTATAAAGGATGATTGTGATTAATCACAATCGATTCCTGCATGGTCGAGTGTTCTTCAACATCTCGTTCTTCGAATGTATCTCCTGCCATTGAAAAATTAGGGCACAAATTTGCAAACGGATTTTCGGTGAATCTCTCGATTTTCAGCTGAATTGATAATGAAAACCCCTAGATTCACACGattattgctctgataccatattaatTCTCACAGATCTggagaatttgaagaagaagaagaaagacgcAATAAAGAAGCGTAGAGAGAGAAAATTACAGAAAAGTATTTCTGTTATTACTGTGCTAACCAACCAATGTCCAAAATTACTGTACATTCTATACTAAGCAACTACTAATAGACCAACTATACTAGTTAATTAACTTAACTAAAGTTAACACCTAATCACAACTAAGTGACAGCTGTACAATTGCTAAGAATCTCCTTTACAAATTTATTATATAATTACTTTTTATACTGTCAATGTATAAAACTTAAGATCTATTAAAATTATGAGTGAGCTTTTCCCATtaagaatttatttttaaagtcttaTTCACATTTAAGTTTTGAATATAGAAATACAAGTCACGACTCTTTCAGTTCATGATTTGAAGCTAAAATCATTGGTCGCGACTCGCGAGTCGCAATGTCAAATTTAACTTTTTTGTTTGCATATTTGTCGaaatatatgtatacataattCTTCACAAACTACAATATAGCACAGTTCGTAATTTATCTTGAAGTTTTATTACTATTACCAAATTAACATAAGATTTCTTCCTTTTCGAATTTGAATTTGTGTGAGACTGAGAATAAAGTATGAAAATATTTATCACACTAAATTAAGAAATGCATAGCATGTgtattacaaaaaatatactcCTATCTTTTAATTATAATTTGCATTTTTACCCAAAATTTATCACTCAATTATGATAAATCAACATGGTTTAATAATTTTTTGGAACactaaaaaagaataaaaaaatttaaaaaatttcatcAGTTACATGGCTTGATGTAGCGCCTTTGAGGTTTTTTAGCTCTCAGATTCCTAGCTTGTATTCCTTCATTCCCGCTATTTGTTCTTAGTGGTAGTGATTACCTAATCTATCTGGCTTATAGTGGCTGTATGGAACGATATGAGAGTAAGTtcatgtcctcgggtggggctGGGGTCGTGGGTGGGAATGGGGATAAGAGAGCCTCTAGGCTAAGAGTTGGGTCCTGGAACATTGGGACATTACGGGGAAGTCTATAGAGTTAGGTAAGATTcttcagaagaggaagatcagcatAGCATGTGTCTAGGAGACTAGATAGAAGGGTACTAGGACACTGTATAAAGGCAGGTTTAAACTCTGGTACTCAGGAAGCGCTGGGGTAAGAATGTGGTAGGTATTTTAGTTGACAGGGACCTCAAGGAGCTTGTGGTCGAGGTTAGCAGGGTAAACGATAGGTTGATGAGTATTAAGCTTGTAGTTAGAGGGTTTACTATTAACGTGATTAGTGCATATGCTCCTCAGTTAATGTTTGGACTAGGTGGTCAAGAAGCAATTCTGGAAGGATTTGGACGATGTAGTGTGTAGTATCCCGCACACCGAGAAGTTGTTCATTAGGGAAGATTTCAATGGccatatttgtaacgacccgattggtcgttttgctttctagaattccatttccctaaataagactttccgtacatgttttaactattttatgacttgtggggaaggttagttcgggatttgtaagaatttgggttgaaatcgaaacattTGGTTCCTTgagttggccttaaaaggctaagtttgacttcggccaatattttgagtaaacgacctcggaatcaggatttgaaggttccaataggtttgtataatgatttcagacttgggcatatgttcagatcgggttttggatgacctgggagcgttttgacgcataacagtgaaagttggttctttaaaggtttttgaagttctttaaatttgatttggagtaggctttggtgatatcgaggtccaaatgggaTTTTGACACCAGGAATAGTTCTGtagtgtcatttaagacttgcacgcaaaatttagtgtcgttccgagtagtttaagtacgtttcggcgcattagGAGTaagttgaagaacttgaagttcatagttttgattcaattggtttcgggtgtgattcttagttttcgCGTTGTTTGGAGCATTTcaagagttcgagcgagtccatttGATGATTTTAAACTTGTAGGTATGTTCGGGCAGGGCCTCGGGGGCCCCAGGTgctaatcggacgaggctcggaccaagttagAACTTAGGAGAAATAGTTGAAGCTCCCAACTGCTGTCATATCACACCTGCGCTTGGATaaccgtaggtgcgagctcacagaagcgagCAAGGCcttgcagaagcggccaaggaagggCAGCCTAGTATCAGCAGGTGTGCCCTACggtccgcagatgcgggaccgcagaagctaGACCCGATCCATAGAAGTGGAGCCAGTCTGCCTGGgcacttccgcagaagcggacttttgTCTGTAGAAGCGATGATGCAGGTGCGGCCCTACGACCGCAGGTGCAGAATCGCTGGAGGCAATGAGATCTCTTTTAAAACAGGACTTAGTTATTTTGGCTCATTtattccattgttgggcgatttttggagctcttagagagagGATTTCACCcaacactttgaggtaagtaatttctatataatgcatgctaattacatagtttatgggtagattataacgtgtaaattagtgaaaatcatgggtttaggtgaaaacctaggtttttgataaataTGAGATTTAActacgaaatttgttatggaatttagtaaagaTCATATATTtaagttcatgaggttatggataacaactttcttcgaaattgtttggaatccgggcacgtgggcccaagggtgaATTTTAGGGATTCTTCAAATAGGCTTGGAAAATCACTTTGATAGCtaggatatgaacttttaaaCATGTATCAATTATTTTGTAcaatgtttgactagtttcgagtcatttggcaccgagttgagggttTAGGCACAATCTTAGACCGTAAAGTATGCTTTGAGGTGAGATAAGTCTCTtttataaccttgtaagagggaattaaccccataagtgaacttaattaatatgttccactatttgtgggggctacgtatgcacgagggacgaaagttcgtacgtagctactatttatgcttatgtccgggtagttttaggcctACACCATGCTTTATGGATCCCGTTATTTTATTATGATTGTTAATTTTATTGAATAAGGCTAAGGTGAAGGATTTACAGATTTtaaaagtttcaagttgaatttCTTTAATTTGAAAGGAATTGAGGTATGTTagcaggccgttcgcctcggcaagttaatagatgcatctatggttcgtgtcgttcgaacCTCGGCAATACACACAGTTATGCATATGTATATTTAGACCgatcgtacgtcctcggcataattcgtgcgtgaTATTAATATTCAGAAGTCCCTTTGTATTTGATATGGCTTGAGGAATTACGTGTTTAAATAAGGGAAATGATTTGGTTTTTACTAGCGGTGAAAGGATTGTTTATTTGTTTCTTACTCTGAGCTCTATTGTCATTTATATCAACCCTGTTTAATTAGAATTTcacattattatattattagcccatagtaagtgtcgagttgatccctcatcactacttcttcgaggttaaagtagatacttagtgggtacatgctgtttatgtactcacgctatacttttgcacttaaatgtgcaggatctgaggcaagtGGATCTGGATATCAGTCCGGCGCGCACGCTTGACTACTACATGAggcttcacggtgagctgccttctgagCCCGATCTGCAGCAGCCGAAGTCTTTCTTTTGattgtattttctgtctatttctcTTTGGacagtagactagtattcttttatatattctactagatgctcatacacttgtaatACCGGGTTTTGGCagacactagtagacttatgattttgggtttatttctatGATTATGGTTGCACTCAACTGCAtcgttttatttattttaaatctgTCATTTCTTAAATCTTTTGAATTTAAGTTAAGTTAATTACTTGGAAATTTgttaaaaagagaaaatcacgAGGCTAGttcacagttggcttgcctagcggcgacgttaggcatcatcacgaccaATTATAGAATTGCATCGtcacaacatggtattagagcactaggttcacgtaggtctcacaagttatgggcaggcctaatagagtcttgcggatcggtgcggagacatccgtacttatcttcgaaaggctatagggtgttaggaaactactctttattcatttcctatcgtgtagttgatggtatactaagttatttctcttattctctcacagatggtcaGAACGCGCACAACAACCATTCCAGACCCGGGAAGAGCTTCTCTCCCTATtgcgagaggccgaggtagaggccgggggAAGGCACCAGctcgaggtaggggacgaggacgtcctaGAGTTTCCCCAGCTATACCTCCagcggatccagtagaggatcccgTTATCGAGGAGCATGGCGAGGTGCTTGCAGTAGAGCCagccccggtagatttcatgtcCGCTCCGAGCTTCCAGGAGGTTATGGGTCGTATATTACGATTCATGGATTCTGTGGCTCATGCTGGTTTATTTCAAGTAGACCCAACCACATCTTAGGCAGGATGGGGAGCACATACCCCTAATACTCAGGCTCCTAGGCATGCAGTTGcggtatatcagaccccgggAACACTACCGGTGGGCGGAGCCTGGCTAGTTGCAGCAGTTGCACCTAAGCCTAGACCAGCTGCGACCGGCGAGCCGCAGAAGCAACTGGACAAATGGACCAGGCTtcaccctcctgtcttcgggggtgagcgacatgaggatccccaggacttcattaaTAGGtacagggacagactgcacaaaaTGAGTATATTGGAGTCCCACAGAGTTGATTTCACTACCTtaagctggagggcagggcccataGATGGTGGAAGTCTCATCTTCTTACCAGACCAGCaagttctcctcccatgacttgggaccagtttacacAACTTTTCTTGGATAAGTATATCCCACCCTCTcaaagggaagagttgcggtttcagtttgagcagctccagcagggtcagatgtcagtgaccgat is a genomic window containing:
- the LOC142180745 gene encoding uncharacterized protein LOC142180745 translates to MAGDTFEERDVEEHSTMQESIVINHNHPLYLHPSDGPNSLSLGFQLIEMENYTIWSQAMEVSLLTRNKLGFVDGSIARDTFGTRFNHLWDRCNAIVKSWLMHNVSRDLLSGVMFHSSARTIWEDLRKRFNKVNSSRMYYLHKEIFTLTQGTSSVSVYYSKLKDLWDEYDLIIPAPPCDCEKSKKHLAHLQYQRL